In Longimicrobiales bacterium, the genomic window TCGGCGCTGCCGTGTACAGCCTCGACGGTGGGCAGCCCGCGACGATCGACTACGCCTCGAATCTCCTGGGGGATGCTGCACCTCAAAATACTGGTGCCCCGTATGACGGCCAGTACCACTTCGTACGTATCGCCTACCAGAGTGGGCGGGGTGGTGGAGGCTTCGGCCGCCGTGGAGGACGCGGGGGGGCATCCTGGGCACACGACTATCCGCGTGCTGACCAGAATTTTCTTGCCATCCTTCAAGAAACGACGCTCATCCGGACGACCCGAGCGTCATCCAACGTCATCACGCTCGCGGATCCGGAGCTTTTCCGCTTCCCGATCGCTTATATCGTCGAGCCCGGGCGCTGGAACCCCAGCGCGACCGAAGTGGAAGCACTCGGTGATTACCTGCTGAAGGGCGGATTCCTGATCGTCGACGACTTCCGGGGCCCGAGAGAGCTCGACAACCTCGAATTCTACCTGAGGCAGGCGCTTCCGGACCACCGCATGATGCCCGTGGAGAACTCGGATGAGATCTTCGATTCGTTTTTTCGGGTTGTGCCTCAGGACGTAGTGCCGCCGTATGGCGGATATCCGCCTTTCTGGTACGGCATCTACGAAGACAATGACCCATCGAAACGCTTGATGGTGGTCATCAACGCAAACAATGATATGGCCGAATACTGGGAATACAGTGACTACGGCTACGTCCAGATCGACCTGACGAACGAAGCCTACAAGCTGGGCGTGAACTACATCGCCTACGCGCTAACGCACTAGCTCGACGAACACCCTAAGCATCCACCACACACATATCGGGCCTCGCCCGAATCCGAAGGGAGAAAACCTTGTCTGAGGCAATCGGAGCCGTACAGCTGGACGACGCCAACGATGTTGCGCTCGCCGATAAGCTGACGAACGGCCGGGAGCAGATGATCAGTGAGCTTCGCAAGCTGATCGTCGGGCAGGAAGAAGTCATCGAGCAGGTACTGCTCTCGCTCTTCGTCGGCGGCAACAGTCTGCTGATCGGAGTGCCTGGGCTGGCCAAGACACTGCTCATTCACAGTATCGCTCAGGTCGTCGACCTGAATTTTTCCCGCATTCAGTTCACTCCCGACCTCATGCCCTCGGACATCACGGGCACCGACATCATCCAGGAGGATGCGGATACCGGGCAGCGCTCTATGGTGTTCGCGCCGGGGCCGATCTTCTCGAACATCGTCCTCGCCGATGAGATCAACCGTACGCCGCCCAAGACCCAGGCTGCGCTCCTAGAGGCGATGCAGGAGCACCGCGTCACAGTCCAGGGACGCACGTACACACTCGAAGAGCCGTTCTACGTCTTCGCGACCCAGAACCCGATCGAGCTCGAGGGCACCTACCCTCTCCCAGAAGCACAGCTGGACCGCTTCATGTTCGAGATCGCGATCAATCATCTCAACGAGAAAGACGAGCTCGAGGTCATTCGCTCCACGACTGGGAACCAGAAGCCCGAGTTCAGTCACGCCGTCACCGGCCCGGACCTGCTCGCCTTTCAAGAGCTCGTCAGGCGCGTTCCGGTGTCAGAATCGGTCCTACGGTACGCGGTCGGTCTTGTACGCCTGACACGCCCGGATTCGCCCGGTGACGTCCCGGATTTCGTAAAGAAGTGGATCGCGTATGGGGCCTCACCGCGTGCCGCTCAGTATCTCGTCCTGGGCTCGAAGGCTCGTGCACTGACGCAGGGGCGCTACCACGTGACCTTCGAGGACATTCAGGCTCTCGCACATCCAGTTCTCCGGCATCGCATCCTCACCAATTTCCACGCTGAATCCGAAGGCAAGACGACGAGTGCACTCGTCGATATGCTGCTTGAGCAGGCGCCCCTCCCGTCCTCCGGGATGTAGGGCAGGCTCTTGGCCACTTCTCGCACGCGCCCTACGGCTGCAGGAACGCAGTTCCTCGACCCGGCTGTTCTCGGGCGGATCGGGAATCTGGAGTTGCTCGCGCGTACTGTCGTGGACGGCTTCCTGACCGGGTTGCACCGATCGCCCTACCTCGGCTTCAGCACGGACTTTGCCGAACACCGTCCGTACATGCCCGGCGACGACATACGGCGGATCGACTGGCCGCTCTTTGCGCGCACAGATCGACACTACATCAAGCTGTTCGAGGCTGAGACGAACGCGAATTTTTCCGTTCTTCTCGATGTGTCTGCGTCCATGAGCTACGGGAGCCATTCCCTGTCGAAGCTCGACTACTCGAGATACCTCGCCGCATGCCTCGCTTATTTTTCGAGTAAGCAGCGGGACCGTGTCGGGCTCGCCACGTTCGACCATGAAGTCGTCGATTACATCCCGCCGTCCATGAAGCACCTCGACACGATCCTTCACACGCTTGACCGCGCAGAGGCAGGACGACCTGGGAGCCTTGAGGCACCCATGCTCAAGATCACGGATATGCTGGGACGCAAAGGCATCCTCATAGTGATCTCGGACTTCTACGAAGAGCCAGACCGGGTGCTGGCCGCGCTGGAACCGCTGCGTGCACGTGGGCACGACGTCGTGGTCTTCCACGTAATGGACCCGTATGAGATCGAGTTCCCGTTCGAGGACGCGTCGGGATTCGAAGACCTCGAGACGCAGGAGCAGATCCCGGTGATTCCGGGCAAGCTGAAGGACGACTACCTGGCGATGGTGAACGCACATCTGGCCACTCTGCAGAAGCGGTTCACTGACAACCGGATCGATTACACCCTGCTCGATACGTCCAAGCCGCTCGACACGGCCCTTTCCCAGTACCTGCTGTCTCGCGAAAAAATGAGTAAGGGTCGATGAGCCTCGCCTTTCTCGTCCCGTTCTTCATGGTTGGATTCGCTGGGATCGTAGTGCCGATTGCCGTGCACCTTACCCGCCGGCAACGGCGTAATGTGGTGCACTTCCCGTCGCTCATGTTCCTGAAAAAGATTCCGTACCAGGAACAGCGGCGCCGGCGTATCCAGCACTGGTTCCTCCTCTCCCTGCGGGCGCTCGCGCTGATTCTTGTTGCCGCGGCCTTTGCTCGTCCGTTTCTAAGTCAGAGTGACGTCGGTGGACTGGGCATGGCCGGTCCGCGCGAAGTCGTAGTTCTGGTCGATCAGTCCTACAGCATGGCGATCGGAGAGTCTCTCGATGAGGCTCGGACCGAAGCGCAGCAGGTGTTCGATGGTCTCGGCCCGCTCGACCGGGCATCCCTCGTGACGTTCGCCCGAGGTGCGACAGTCGTCGCGCGATCAACGTCGGACCGCATCAGGCTGCGTGGAGCCATCGACACGATTTCTGCTTCGTCGGGAGCCACCCGCTACGGCCCTGCGCTGAAGGTCGCTCAGACGATTCTGGAAGAGTCGAGCCTGGCCCGAGGAGAGATCTATCTCCTCAGCGATTTTCAGCGGAATGGCTGGACCGGCGATGAGGGCGTTCGTCTCCCGCCGGGTTCAACGGTCGTTCCGATCCCGCTGGGCACGGACGAACAGTTGGACAACGTGATGGTCACCGAGGTCTCCCTGCCAAGACAGATCGTCTCGGGTCGTGAGCGTATCGCGCCTACTGCGCGGATCGTACGAAGAGGGGGCGACGAAGCGCGGACCGTGTCCGTAGCGCTCGAGATAGACGGGCAGACGATCCAGAGCGTGGACGTAATGCTGGAGCCGGACGCGGCTCAGGCGGTCTCCTTTCGGCCGTTCACTCTGTCACAGCCGCATACCACAGGGACCGTGCGGCTTCCCGACGACCCACTGCAGGCCGACAACGC contains:
- a CDS encoding DUF4159 domain-containing protein gives rise to the protein MTPLRLIMLGLLAGTSMTLGAAVYSLDGGQPATIDYASNLLGDAAPQNTGAPYDGQYHFVRIAYQSGRGGGGFGRRGGRGGASWAHDYPRADQNFLAILQETTLIRTTRASSNVITLADPELFRFPIAYIVEPGRWNPSATEVEALGDYLLKGGFLIVDDFRGPRELDNLEFYLRQALPDHRMMPVENSDEIFDSFFRVVPQDVVPPYGGYPPFWYGIYEDNDPSKRLMVVINANNDMAEYWEYSDYGYVQIDLTNEAYKLGVNYIAYALTH
- a CDS encoding MoxR family ATPase — translated: MSEAIGAVQLDDANDVALADKLTNGREQMISELRKLIVGQEEVIEQVLLSLFVGGNSLLIGVPGLAKTLLIHSIAQVVDLNFSRIQFTPDLMPSDITGTDIIQEDADTGQRSMVFAPGPIFSNIVLADEINRTPPKTQAALLEAMQEHRVTVQGRTYTLEEPFYVFATQNPIELEGTYPLPEAQLDRFMFEIAINHLNEKDELEVIRSTTGNQKPEFSHAVTGPDLLAFQELVRRVPVSESVLRYAVGLVRLTRPDSPGDVPDFVKKWIAYGASPRAAQYLVLGSKARALTQGRYHVTFEDIQALAHPVLRHRILTNFHAESEGKTTSALVDMLLEQAPLPSSGM
- a CDS encoding DUF58 domain-containing protein, translating into MATSRTRPTAAGTQFLDPAVLGRIGNLELLARTVVDGFLTGLHRSPYLGFSTDFAEHRPYMPGDDIRRIDWPLFARTDRHYIKLFEAETNANFSVLLDVSASMSYGSHSLSKLDYSRYLAACLAYFSSKQRDRVGLATFDHEVVDYIPPSMKHLDTILHTLDRAEAGRPGSLEAPMLKITDMLGRKGILIVISDFYEEPDRVLAALEPLRARGHDVVVFHVMDPYEIEFPFEDASGFEDLETQEQIPVIPGKLKDDYLAMVNAHLATLQKRFTDNRIDYTLLDTSKPLDTALSQYLLSREKMSKGR